The genomic stretch tttatataagaaaCCACATTGTAATTTaccttcaattattatttttttttgttaatattggTAGGAATTACCAGAACATCAAAGAAGTGATGCAGTTAGTTCAATGGTATATGAAGCAAATGCAAGAGTAAGGGACCCTGTGTATGGATGTGTTGGAGCCATATCCTCTCTTCAGCAACAAGTTGATGTGCTTCAAACCCAATTAGCACAAGCACAAGCAGAAGTTGTTCATATGAAaatgcaccaatcatcatcatcatcatcaaatcaaCACCAAGCATCACCATCATCAGAAAATGTGTACCAATCAAGCAGGCCTTTTTCTTCACAAACCTTGTGGTCATACTAGCTAgctagcaaaattttcatatatatatttttacttaTAAGGAGTGAAATGGATTGTTGTTATAGTTTTGAATGATTTTTAAGTATGGGACTAATGAAAACCATATGATACACTTCTGCAATATTAATAGGCATTAGTGAATATGTTGTTAGACATTTACTAATTTTCTTATGTACAATTAGGGTTTAATATATTACCTGTCCAATTAGTAACTTCATTTTCTGTTTTGTATCACCCTTCTTATTATACTTAAATGACATCAATATATCTCTATATTACAAAGAGGTGATGATGGTTAGTTTGCTATGTACCCTAAATAGATGTTAATGTAAAAGTAGTAACTTTATAGTTGATAAATAAGTTTGTGGTTCACTAAATACACTGAGAATAATATGCCTTGAATTTTTTTCATTGTGCTTTGTTATGTACAATAAAAGTTTCTATAATAATTTTCAGAATAATTTCTTATACTATTCTAAATATTATGCATATAATCAATTATAATTATTACTAATCAATTTACAatcatttctattttaaatatagAGATATGGACAAAATGGTCTAATACACTCCCGAAGTCGGAATTGGAGGTTGATGAGTATTGAGACTATCACGAAAATCATTCAAGAGTTAAACTAGAAGTACTTCGGTGAATATGTCAGCAATTTGATCACGTGAGAGAACATGTAAAGCGTGTATTTGGTCGCGAAAAACTTTTTCACGCACAAATGTATATCCATCTCGATGTGTTTGGTATGTTGATGTTGAACTGGATTAATCGACAAATAAACTGGAATCATGTTATCACAATAAACTAGAGTAGTTATTGAAACTCGGCAACGTAGTTGTAAGAGTAAGTTTCTGATCCAATAAGATTCTGATACTACATTAGTTATTTTTGGTACTCGGCTTCTGCACTAAAACGAGATAAAGCGTGTTGTCTTTTAGCAGACCACGAGATCAAATTGTCACCAAAATATATGCAGTAACTAAAGGTGGATCGTCTTGTGTCTAGATAACTAGTCCAGTCTGCATCAGTGTAAGATACTAGTTTGGTGACGGAGGAGGGATATAAGTGAAGGCCAAAATCAAGAGTATCATGAATATTAACGAACGATACACTTCAAAGTTGACATATGTTGTGTTTAAGGGTCATATTGCATAAATAGGCATACTTCTTGAAGTGCATAAGAGATATCGGGTTTTGTGAgagttaaatattaaaatgcaccAGCAAGAATTCAATATTTTGTTGATTCATGATATCCAGAAGAGCCACTGAGTATTTCCTTGGGGTCTACTGGCCTAAGTGATGACTTGCAAGAGGGCATACTTGCTCATTTTATAATTTCtacaatatatttattttgaggAAGAAAAAGACCAACTGCATGTTTAGTGACAGATATTCCTAAAAACCAATTCAGATGACCTAAATCCTTCATGGAAAATTCAGAGCTAAGTTCAAACATAATGGATTTATGAAGAGCATCTGAGGAAGCAGTAAGAATTATGTCATTGACATATAGAAGAATATAAGAAATAACAGTGTCGtgactataaataaataaagagtaGTTAGAAATGTTGTGAGAGAAACCCAATTTGGCAACATAGGATGCCTTTATGTCGGTATGAGTCGGGAGAGGGTGTTGGGATTGGACCCGAGATCGTCCAACAGATCATAGAGAAGATCAAAGTGATCCAAATAAGATGAGAGATTCGTAGAGTCGCTAGAAGAGGTACCATGATAAGCGAAGGAAAGCACTTGAGttccaagagggagatcatgtgtttctaagAGTTACTTCGgtaactggtgttggtagagctttGAAGTCTTGAAAGATCACTCAGCGTTTCATCGTGTCGTACCAGATTTTATAGAGGATATGAGAAGTGGCCTTTCAAATCCCTTTGCCACCGTCACTTTCTACTCTTCATGATGTTTTTCATGTGTCTCACTCGAGGAGATACATTCCAAAttcgtctcatgtgatccaagtgaaTGATGTGCAGGTGAGTGATAACATGATGTTTAAGGAATCACCCATGTGGATAGAGGATCGGGAAGTGAATGAGTTGTGTGATAAAGAGATAAACTTTGTGaaggtagcttggggaggaccagctggtgGAAATATGACTTGGGAGCTTGAGAGCCAGATGAGGGAGTCGTATCTGAATCTGTTAACTTAAGGTAATTTTCGAGGgcgaaaaattctaaaattttctAGTATAGGCATAACACATGCTAATGCAGTTGTCTTACATGATGACACGATGGATGCTACGACATCTGGAAATAGACCAGATTCATCAGACTGAATTTCATACTTCATTATAATTGTAGAatgataaataatatttaaagttgTTAACCCAAATCAGTGCAATAACACCTAATATAGGGGCTACCAAACCAGAAAGGAAGTCCATTATCAACAATATTAGTTAAAATCTAAACAGTCTCAGTTCACAACTTCTCACCTAATCACTACCTAGCGCTACCTATGCCTAGAAGTCGACATCTAGACTTTGGAAGTcgacatcccacttccaatcaccgcagtgataaaTAACAGCCCCATTCCCAGTGATTGTATAAAAAACCCAACTTAAAAGATCACACTTCCAATACAAGAACTCAActattttgcttaaaagctttaagagtgagaacaaaataactcaactcattacctaaaggcttctgAGTGAGAACAAACAGCTTGACAAACAGTCAAACAACATACAGTTTATCACACAGTATCAAAAGATACGTGGGAGACTTgaaacacaagagactctcaaaaccaAAGCTTTCTAACATTCCCTtaattttacaattgtgaaaAGCTTAATTATATTAGGTATATGGATGGCTTTAAATAGTCTTCAACAATCCATGGGCTTCGAAACATTTTACTTGATCCACAAGATGAGAGTTgcaacaaatttgtagagaaatcTTTTTGAATATTGAAAACAAATATTGTTTCAATCTTCaaaatttagaaactttaattctggtggagatttgattcttTTTTTCTAGATTAAATGTTCTTGACTTGCATAAATCACTGAAATATATCCAAAGGAAATATCGtagaataaatttaaaacaaatcaaatctttcaagatTCCAAATAGCTTTTGTTAATCTTTTGATAAAGAATGTCACGACATCATTCACGACATCTGGTTTTTTCCTGTATTCTTATACTCAGTTTTAACAACAGatcaagatgtcatgacatcttgcttAGCATCTTTCAAGCATCTTATTTTTGCAAAATTCTCTCAACCCCAAAATCAAGGAGCTAACAAATTCTTGAAGTGAAAGAGAGTTGTAACACCTTAGTTTTtggatttattaaaattatttgattttttaaagaactttatgtatttatttaattactgggtaatattaattaaataaatatgggTGTTAGGAGCGTGTGACCCTATGGTGGGAGTGTGGGGAGTAATTAGCGGGGAGAGAGGTTGATTAAAATAttagaatttattttaaaatttaaaataatagtattttatttgattatttaacttaaatagaaaataaagaatTTGGCCCAATAGTGTAAACTAA from Vicia villosa cultivar HV-30 ecotype Madison, WI linkage group LG4, Vvil1.0, whole genome shotgun sequence encodes the following:
- the LOC131594622 gene encoding LOB domain-containing protein 4-like; translation: MKDGGRKHGVMTPCAACKLLRRRCAHDCVFAPYFPADEPHKFGSVHKVFGASNVNKMLQELPEHQRSDAVSSMVYEANARVRDPVYGCVGAISSLQQQVDVLQTQLAQAQAEVVHMKMHQSSSSSSNQHQASPSSENVYQSSRPFSSQTLWSY